A stretch of DNA from Brevibacterium ihuae:
CCGTGCTCGGCGCACGGACGACCGTCCGGCTCACGACGGCGATGTACCTCGTCGCCGGCGCCCTGCTCGTCCCCACCGCCTGGCCGGTGCCGCTCGCCGGGCTGCTCACCCTCCCGTACGCGATCAACGCGGGACGGTTCTGGTCGATCAGCGATCGCACCTCGGCCGAGGCCCACCGCGGCTGGTCGGTGTTCCTGTGGCTCAACTACGTCGTCGGCTTCCTCGTCACGCTGCTGATGATCTGGGTGGCGCTGGGCTGACCGGACATGGTCCTGTGACGCGGTCGGCTGCCCGCGCGCTCGGCCCAGGCTCGCAGTCCAAAGAATCTCAAGGAATCCATAGGACCGACTGCGCACACGTCTCGCGGCGGCCGGAGGCCTTCCGTTGCGTCACGGACAGCGATATTCTCAAAAGTCTAAAAGAATCTCACGGAGGTGCTCCCTGTGACCGTCACCATCCCTCCGCCGCCCGTGCCCGGCGCCTCGCCCTCGCCGTTCACCCCGACGTTCGGCGTCATCCCGCCCGCTCTCGTCGGACGGCAGGCCGAGGTCAACGACTTCGCCTATGCCCTCGACAGCGGCCCGGGTGCGACCGGGCGGGCCACCCTCGTCACCGGTCAGCGCGGCGTCGGCAAGAGCGTCCTGCTCCACGTCTTCCACGAGGTCGCGGCGAGCCGGCAGTGGCTGAGCGTGCACGCCCAGGCCTCCCCCGGATTCGCCGCGAGCCTCACCGCGACCCGGCTGCCCGAGGCTCTCGCAGCGCTCGACGCCGCGGACACGGTGGAGTCCTCGGTCGTCGGAGTGACCCTGCCCTTCGGCGCGGGCGGGCTCACCACGCGGACGGAGAGCACGAACCCGCTCACACCGGACTTCCGCCACCAGCTCATGCGGGTGCTCGCCATCCTCGCCGACCACGGCACCGGCCTCGTCCTCACCCTCGACGAGGTCCACCGCTCGCAGCTCGACGAGCTCCGTCTCGTCACCGATGCGATCGCCTACGCGTTCAGCCAGGAGGCGCCGGTGGCGTTCGTCGCCGCCGGGCTCCCGCAGGCGATCACGAGCCTCGTCGACGACGACGTCTCGACCTACCTGCGGCGCGCCGAACGCGTGACGCTCGGCAACCTCAGCCCGGAGAACACCCGGATCGCCCTCGAGGCGCCGATCACCCAGGCGGGGAAGACGATCACCCGCGAAGCGCTCGAGGCGGCGATCGCGGCGAGCGGGCACTACCCGTTCCTCATCCAGCTCATCGGCGACCGCTCGTGGCGGGCCGCCGGCGACGACGACGTCATCACCGCCGTCCACGTCGAGGAGGCGGTGGCGCGCGCCCGCGCGGCGATGCATCGGCAGATCCATGAGCCGGCCATCGGAGGACTCACCGAGAAGGAGCGCAGCTACGTGCTCGCGATGGCGGCCGACGAGGACCGCTCCCGGACGGCGGAGGTCGCCCGCCGGATGGGCGTGACGGCGAAGTACGGCAGCGTCTACCGCGAACGCCTCATCACCCGCGGGGTCATCGAGGCCGCCGGACGCGGGTACGTCCGCTTCACCCTGCCCTACACCCGCGAGTACCTGCTCGAGGGCTGAGCCGCAGCCTGCGGGCTCCGCATTCGGCCGGACGCGGCCGCCGAGAACCGCGCAGATCCTGCAGACGGCGACGGAAACTGCACCTGACGACGGAGACTGTGCAGGTATCGTGGGCAACTGCAGGATCCGTCGACATCTCGGCCGACGAACCCGCACCGCACTCACCCCGCCGACACCGGGCCCCGGCCGCTGCGGGATTCGGCCGCCGGAGCACGCTGAGGACCACCTCGGCCCCACGCAGGAAGGACCCGTCGTGACCGCACCGCCCGCCGTGCAGACGCTCATCGACTTCTCCCTCGTCAAGCTCGACGAGATCGTCGACGCGGTGGGGGCACTCGACGACGCGACCGCGAACGCCGTACCCGCCGTTCCCGGGGCGAACTCGCCCTACGCGCTCCTCACCCATTGCCTGGGGATGATGCGACGATGGTCCTCGACGGTGAATCTCGGGGTCACGGTGCCACGGGACCGCGACGCGGAGTTCAGCGCCGCCGGTCCGGTCGCCGATCTCATCGTCCGAGCCGCCGAGGTGCGCCGGGCCTTCCTCGACGACCTCGCCGCCACCGACTGGGCCGCACCGCCGGTCGCCCCGGCCACCGGGTACGGCCCGTGGTCGCAGACGACCTTCGGGGTTCTCCTCCACGTGTTCGAGGAGCTGTGCCAGCACCTCGGGCACCTCGAGATCACCCTCGACCTGCTCCGGGCGGGCGACCCGGAGCCCTGAACCGGGACCGGCCCGATCGGCGCAGCTTCCTCAACCGCGTCCGGTCCGATCGGCGCAGTCCGATCATCCGGCTCCCCGAACCGTCTCCGGCCTCGCCCACCGGTTCGTCCGCACACACCCGCACCCCCGACCATCCGAGGACCGCATGCGCACACTCCACGTCATCGCCCTGGGCGGCACGATCGCCTCGAGCTCGCCGGCCGGTCGGCCGGGATCCGCCGGCGGCGGCCCGACGGACACCCCGTCCGGTGTCGCCCCGTCGATCACCGCGGCGGAGATCACCGCCGCCGCCCGCCTCGATTCGCTGCCCGGGGACCCCGTCGAGGTCACGGTCGAGCAGCTCGCCCAGGTCGGCTCCGGCAGCATCACCCTCGACATCCTCCACCGGGTCGTGCGGTCGGCGCGGGCGGCCGCCCGGCGCGGGGCCACCGGCATCGTCCTCACCCAGGGCACCGACACCCTCGAGGACTCCGCGTTCGCGCTCGCGCTGCTCAACGACGCGGGCATCCCGATCGTCCTCACCGGTGCGATGCGCAATCCGACTCTCCCCGGAGCCGACGGCCCGGCCAACGTCCGCGCGGCCGCCGTCGTCGCGCTCGCCCCGGAAGCCGCCGGACTGCGGGCGGCGCTCGTGTTCGCCGACGAGGTGCACGACCCCGTCTTCGTCCGGAAGGCGCACGCGAGCCACGTCTCGCCCTTCACCTCGGGCCCGGTCATCGGTGCGCTCGGCTGGGTCGCGGAGGATCGGCTGCACCTCCCGCACGTCCCGGTGCCGAGGTCCCTGCCGGCCGGGCTCGCGGTGCCGGAGCACGCCGAGTCGGTGGCTTCCGAGCCGGAGGATGCTGAGGAAGTCACCGAGGGGCACAGATCAGCACCCCCGAACGCCGACGGCGACCCGCATGACTCCGGTGCGGGCGACGGGTTCCCTCGGGTGGCGCAGATCGAGGTCGGGTTCGACGACGGGCTCGAGCACCTCACCGCACTGCCGGACCTCGGGTACGCGGGCGCGGTGATCGCCGGAGCCGGCGGCGGGCACGTCGCTGAGTGGGCCGTCGAGCGGGTGGCCGCCCTCGCCGCGCGGATGCCGGTCGTCCTCGCCTCCCGCACCGGTGCCGGCGCGACTCTCGAGTCGACGTACGGCTATCCGGGGGCGGAGATCGATCTGCTCGGGCGGGGACTGATCCCGGCCGGGTGCCTCGACCCGCGCACGGCTCGGATCGCACTCACGCTCGCCCTGGCCCGGGGGATCGACCCCGCCGAGGTGTTCGCCGCGTTCCGCTGACCCGGGACGCCGCACGGCCCGGCGCACAGCGTCCATCCGGACCGCTGGTCACAGAGCCGACCGCACACCCTCCGGAGGCCGTGCCCCTGCGCTCGCACAACCGAACGACGCTCGGCGGTCAGGCGTCGGGTCGGTCGTATCGGACGGTGCGCTCGCCGGCGGGACGGATGTCGTCGAGCGCAGCCAGATCCGCGCTCCCGAGCTCGATCTCCTGCGCCTGCCAGTTCGACTCGAGATTCTCCGGACGGGTCGTCCCCGGGATCGGGACGACGTCTGTTCCCTGGGCGAGCACCCAGGCGAGCGCCACCTGGCCCGCCGTCGCTCCGTGCCGCCGCGCGATCCGCTCGACCCGCGTGACGGCGGCGAGGTTGGCCCTGAGGTTCGACCTCCGCCACCGCGGAAGGAACCGCCGGTAGTCGAGGAGCGGCAGCCGGGTGGTGGAACGAGCGGCTCCGGTGAGCATGCCGCGGCCGAGCGGGCTGTAGGGCACGATCGCCGTCCCGGTCTCGCGAGCGGCCTGCAGCGGACCGTCCTCGATGTCGCGGGAGAACAGCGACCATTCGCTCTGCAGAGCGGCGATCGGGTGGACGGTCCGGGCCCGGCGGATCTCCTCCGCCGTCGCTTCGGACAGTCCGATCTCCCGAACGGTCCCGGCAGTGACGAGTTCGGCCATCGCGCTGACGGATTCCTCGACGGGCACCTTCGGGTCGACCCGGTGGAGATAGAGGAGATCGATCTCCTCGACGCCGAGGCGGCGCAGCGACTGCTCGACGGAGGCCCGGCAGTGCTCCGGCGTGCCGTTCTGGGAGTTCGGCATTCCGAGGAGGTTCGTCCCGAGGCCCCATTTGGTGGCGATGACGATCCGGTCCCGGACCGAGGCCCGACGAGGCGCGAGATGCTCGCCGAGGAACCGCTCGTTGTGGCCGCGGCCGTACATCGCGGCGGTGTCGAACAGGGTGATCCCGAGCTCGAGGGCGCGATCGAGCGTCGCCCGGGCCGAGGCGGCATCGGGTCGGCCGTAGGTCATCGACATCCCCATGCAGCCGAGGCCCACGCGCGACACCGCGAGATCGCCGATGCGCGTCATGACGCACCTCCGTCCGCCGAGGTGCGGGCATCGGAGTCCGCTGCGGGGAGCAGTTCGTCCATCGTGTCCGGGCCGCACGCTCCGCCGTGGCGGTCGATCTTGTAGGTCGTCACTGCGAGCGCGAACTCGAGGTCGGCGATGCGCCGGCGCAGATCGGCGCGGTGCTCCTCCATGATCTGCAGGCGGGCCGCGACCGTCTGCGGTCCGGCCGCGGTGAGCGCCGCGTACTCCTTGAGCCGGCGCATGCTCATGCCCGACAGTCGCATCCAGGTGAGGAACACGAGCTGCTTGATCGCGTCGATGTCGAAGACCCGTCGGTTGAGCTCGTCCCGCGGAATCGCGAGGAGGCCCTCCGATTCGTAGTAGCGGATGGTGCTCGGGGTGGTGCGGGTGAGCGCGGCGACCTCGGAGATCGTGGTGAGCGGGGCGATGTCCGCATCCGCGATCGCCGAATCGATGAGTCGGTCGATCGCCGCGCTGTCGAGGGGATGGCCGAAGCGACCGAGGGACGTCATGACCTGGTCGAGCAGGTCGTTCACGGGTGCCATGTTCGGAACCCTAGGGCGTCAAGCGCACTCGAAGGCAAGAGCGCCGATGATCGACCGAATTCGGGAACAGAACACCGGGCCCGTGCGTTGACGGGATGACCGGCGCGACTGAAGGGAACCGTCATGACCAAGGACAATCCGAACCGCTCCCCGTACGAGGGCGCAGGCCTCCTCATCGCACTGGCGAGCACGCTCGTCGGTGCTGCGGTGACGGCCCTCGTCGTCAAGGTCCGCCGCGACAAGGGCGCACCGCACCTCGACCCGGAGGCCCACGACGACCCGCGCAGCTGATCCAGCCCCCGGCGGCGCGGTGCCGGTGCGCCGCGCCGCCGACGGACGACCTGGGCCCCTGCACTCCGCGGAGTGCAGGGGCCCAGGTCATTCGCGGGGAGCCGGGGGTCTCACTCCCCGACCTGGATGATCGTCTTGCCGAAGTTCTTCCCCTCGAGCATCCCGACGAAGGTCTGCGGGGCGCTGTCGAGGCCTTCGGTGATGTCCTCGCGGTACTTGACCCTGCCCTCCCGCACCCACTGGCCCATGTCGCGCAGGAAGTCGGAGAACATCGATTCGACGAACTCCGTCTGGATGAAGCCGCGCAGCAGCAGGCTCTTCGTGAGGATGTTCCGCATGAGGGCGGCGGACTTGTCCGGGCCGGGCGGCACCTCCGTCGCGTTGTATCCGGCGGCCAGGCCGCACACCGGCACGCGGGCGAAGGTGTTGAGCCGCGGGAGCACGGCGTCCCACACCGGCCCGCTGACGTTCTCGAAGTACACGTCGATGCCCTGCGGCACCGCCTGCTTGAGCGCCCCGCGCAGATCCTCGCCCCGGTGGTCGAGCGCGACGTCGAAGCCGAGCTCCTCGAGGTAGGCGACCTTCTCCGGCCCGCCGGCGATGCCGACGGCGGTGCAGCCCTTGATCTTCGCGATCTGCCCGACGGCCGAACCGACCGGCCCGGTGGCCGCGGCCACGGCCACGGTCTCGCCCTCCTGGGGGCGTCCGATCTCGAGGAGACCCGAATAGGCGGTGAACCCGGGCATGCCGAGCACGCCGAGGGCGGTGGTCACCGGAGCCTCCTCCGGATCGAGGAGGCGCAGCTGCGCGGCTGGCTCGACGGAGTACGACTGCCAGCCGCCGTAGGACAGCACGGTCTGCCCCGCGGAGAATCCGGGATCGTTCGACTCGACGACCTCGGACACGGTCGCGCCGACGATGACGTCGCCGACCTCGACCGGCTTCGCATAGGACTTCGCGTCGGACAGCCGCCCGCGCATGTACGGGTCGAGGGAGAGATAGCGCGTGCGGAGCAGGACCTCTCCGTCGCCGGGCGTCCCGATCGGGGCGTCGTCGTGGATGAAATCGTCGGGCTGCGGGACTCCCACGGGGCGGGACCCCAGACGGATGCGGCGGTTCGACTCGGACATGCAATCTCCTTCGGCTGCTGTGCGGCGGTGAGGCTCTGAGCGACGGCGCGCCCTGCTGAGTCACACATGGACGTGACGCCGGTCACCAGTCTAGGTCGTCGGCCGGTCGCCCACCCATTCGGCGATCTCCTCCGTTCCGGGCACCGGCCAGGCGGGGTCCGGGTCCCATTGCGTCCACTCCGGGTCGAACGCCCAGTGGCCGTCGGCGTGCGCCGCGAGCGCCAGGTCCGCGTTCGCCTCGATCGCGGCGGCGATGCCGGGCGACCACATCCCGTGGTGCACCGCGCCGGCGAGCTCGTCCTCGTCCTTCCGCGCGACCGCGCCGTCCGCTCCGATGACGAGGTCGAGGATGTGGTCGCTCGTGAAGAGTTCGGTACCGAGGCGCCGATGACGGTGCTCGAGATTGATGTACCAGCTGCGGTGAGCCCCCTCTGCGGAGCGGAACACCCAGACGGAGAACGGCATCCCGGTCGGCACGATCCGCAGCACCCCGCGGCCGTGCCAGCGGCGCAGGATCTGCACCCGCTCGGGAGCGCGGTCCACCGGCACGAAGCGCGCGGCGTGCGGGACCGCATGGGGGTCGAGGTGCTCGTACCCGCGGATCCTCAGGTCGGCGGTCGGCGTGCCCCCGGCGAGCCACAGCACGAGTCCGCGCTCGTCGTCGCGGACGACCCGCATCGGCTGCACGACCTCACCGCCCACCCGGTCGAAGTCGCAGCGCCGGAACCGCCAGCGCACGAGGTCCCCCGGGGCGGCGAAGGGCCCCTTGCCCACCGGCCGGGTGCCTGCGGGGAGGGTGATCGGGAACGGGTCGATGCTCTCCACGCGAACATTGTCCCGCACCCGCCGCCGCTACAGTGTCCCCATGATCATCGAACCCCGCGACGACGCGGACGTGCCGCGGTTCATCGCCGACCTCGGGCTCCCGGGGCTCGCCGACATCCACGTCCATTTCCTCCCGGAGCGGATGCTCACCAAGGTCTGGGACTACTTCGACCGCAGCGCGGAGCGCACCGGCCGGCCCTGGCCGATCACCTATCGGCACGACACCGCGACCCGGCTGCGGATCGCCCGGGACCTCGGCCTCGCCCGCATCCCGGCGCTGACCTACCCGCACAAGCCGGGCATGGCGGCATGGCTCAACGACTGGAACGCGGAGTTCGCGGCCGCGCATCCGGACGTCCTCCACTGCGCCACGCTCTACCCGGAGTCCGGGATCGGCGAGGAGGTCGAACGGGTTCTCGAGGCGGGCGCGCAGCTCTTCAAGGTGCACATCCAGGTGGGCGCCTTCTCCCCCGACGACCCGCTCCTCGTGCCGGCATGGACGGCCATCGCGCGGGCCGGGGTGCCGGTGGTCATCCATGCCGGCTCGGCCCCGCTGCCGGGAGAGTTCACCGGACCCGAGGCGGTCGCCGCGGTCCTCGCCCGGCATCCCGAGCTGCGGCTCGTCATCGCCCATATGGGGATGCCGGAGTACCACGCCTTCGCCGACCTCGCCGAGCAGTACCCGGGGGTCCACCTCGACACGACGATGTTCAACACCGACTTCACGAATGCAACGACGCCGTTCGACGCCGCCTACCGGGAGCGTCTGCCGGGGCTGCGGGAGAAGATCGTGCTCGGCTCGGACTTCCCGAACATCCCCTACCCCTACGCCCACCAGCTCCAGGCGCTATGCCGGCTCGGCGACGAGTCGGACGGGTTCGGCGATCCGTGGCTCCGCGCGGCGCTCTGGGACAACGGCGCCCGGCTGCTCGGGATCGGCTGACCGGGTCCGGGCCGGTGATCCGCGGTCCGTCGGTCCGTGCGCGGTCGGTCTGCGGCCGGTCCGTGGCCTGTGCGGGGCGGGCCCGGGCTCAGCGGCGCCGGTAGGACGGGGCGCGCTTCTCGAGGAAGGACGCCGTCGCCTCGGCCCGGTCTTCGGTCATCGCGGTGTAGATCTGCTGCCGGTTCTCGAACTCGACGGCGGCCTCGAACGACGGGATCTCGAGGGACTTCCACAGCCCCTCCTTGGTGAACTCCACCGAGATCGGGGCGTTCTGCATGATCTGCCGGGCGGTCTCGAGCGCCCGGTCCATGAGCGCCTCCGGCTCGACGACGTCGGCGAGCAGCCCGAACTGCTGGGCCTCGGCCGGGGTGAAGCGTCGCCCGGTGAGCATGAGCTCCTGCGCCCTGGCGGCCCCGACGATCCGCGGCAGCAGCCAGGACAGGCCCATGTCGCACGCGGAGAAGCCGGCGCGGATGTAGCCCACTGCGAAGTTCGCATCCGGCACTCCGTAGCGGATGTCCGAGGCGCACAGCATCGACAGCCCCACGCCTGCGGTGGCGCCGTTGACCGCGGCGATGACGGGCACGCGGAGTCCGCGGATCCGGGCGACGAGGTCGGCGATCTCCTTCTGGCGGGCCATCGAGCGCGGCACCTGGCCCTGCTCCTCGATGAGCGCCTCGTCCCCGTACCCGGTGAGGTTGAGGCCGGCGCAGAACGCCCGGCCCTCGCCGGTGAGGATGAGCACCCGGAGGTCGAGGTCGGCGTCGACCTCGGCGAGGGCGGCCTTGGCCTGGGTGATCAGGTCGATGTCGGCGGTGTTCATCCGCTCGGGCCGGCAGAAGGTCAGGCGGGCGATCCCCGGTTCGGGACGGTCGAGACGGACGGCGGTGTCGGTGTCGGTATCCATGGGTCCAGAATAGTGATCCGGCGCGCGTGCACGTGGCGCGGATCACATGCCGGGCACCGCGGGACGACTGCCGGCGGCCGGCCGGCGCCCGCCCCGATCAGATCGGCCCGACCCGGTCCGGGCCTCGCCTGCGGCGGCAACGCTGGGCGCACGGGGTCTCAGCCGACGGTGAGCTGCGATCCCCCGGTTTCAGCCGTCGGTGAGCTGCGCCCACTCCTCGGCGAGCCACGGGCTGAAGGCGAATGGGGCGGCGTCGAGCGCCCGTCCCAGATCCTCCGGGGCGAGCCACGCGAACTCCGCGACCTCCGCGGTGCTCGGCCGCAGCTCGCCGACGAGACGAGCGGTGAATACCGGGCAGATCTCGTTCTCCACCACACCCGAGGCGTCCACCGCGCGGTAGCGGAAGTCCGGCAGCACCTCGGTGATGTCGGAGACCTCGCAGCCGAGCTCCTCGCGCGCCCGGCGCTCGATGGCGCGGGCGAAGGGCTCACCCGGACCCGGATGGCCGCAGAACGAGTTCGTCCACACGCCCGGCCATGTGCGCTTACCCAGGGCACGCCGGGTCATGAGGACTCGGCCGGCGTCGTCGTGGAGGAAGCACGAGAAGGCGAGGTGGAGCGGGGTGTCGGCGTCGTGGACCGTGGCCTTCGCGGTGGTGCCGATCGGGGTGCCGTCGTCTGCGAGGAGGACGACGAGCTCTTCGGTGCCGGCCATGGTCGGACCTCCAGGGTTCGGGGAGCGCGCACCGCGCGGATCCTCGGCCACGTCGGTCATCCCACCCTAGCGGAGGGCTCGGACATCACTCGCAGCGCCGGATGGCCTCGGAGAGCTCGAGGTCCGAGCGGACGACGGTGAAGCCCGGCGGGGCGGCCGCGCAGACCTCGGGGAGACGTCCGACGTACTCGATGTCGAACACCGCCTTCCCGGCCTCGGCCACGGGCTGGTACAGGTCGCACTCCCCGAGATTAATGCACTGCTCGAGCACCGCGAAATCAACGGTCTGGACGACCTCGGGCACGATCTCCCCGGCATTCTTGAGCCCGATCGCGAGCCCGTGGGAATGCGCGATCTCCGCGACCGCGCGCAGGTACGCGACCGCGTCCTCCGCGGTGAGGTCGAATCCCGAATCGTTGCTGAAGACGTCGATGCTGTCAGGGTCGATCGCGCGGAAGCCCTTGTCGGCGCAGGACTCGATCCGGCGCTCCATGATCGGCAGCAGGACATCGTGCCGACGGATGTCGAGCCACCGCTCCCCCGGCCACTCCGCGTAGTCCTTCCCGATGACCTCGGGCGGGAAGTCCGCCGCGTCGGCCCGCCAGTCCTCGACGGTCCCGATGCTCAGGTAGCAGATGGGATAGACCCCGCGGTCGAGCAGAGAGCGCACATCGGCCTCCTCAGTCTCCTCGCCGTCGAGGTCGTAGACGTCGACCGGGAGCCCGAGGTCGACCGCGCCCTCGTACTGGATGTGGAAGCTCGCTCCGGCAGGCGGCGGCGTGACGGCCGCGCCGGCCGACGGGCCGGCTCCATCTGCGGACGGCGAGGCCTCCGGCACGTCCCCCGAGGCGGATGTGTCCGGGGTCGCCCCCGTCGCACCATCGGCGCCTCGGCCGGCACCGTCGCCCATGGCGCAGCCGACGGTGAGCACGCTCGCCGCGAGACCGACCGCGCAGACACGGAGGAGTCCGTTCACGCGCATCGCGGTACGGATCCGGTGTCGGTCACGGCCCGATTCCCGGCATCATCGGAGTCCGGTGGAGGTCCATCGTCGCGCTGTCCGGGTGCTGCGCCACGACCGTGGTCCTCAGACGACCGGGCGCTCGACGCCGTCGACCGGCTCCGGACGCTCCTGGATCACCTCGGAGGTGTTGGGGAACAGGAACTGATAGGTCAGGCCGGCGATCGCGGCACCAGCGAGCGGGGCAAGGAAGAACACCCAGACCTGCGCGAGCGCGTCGCCGCCGCCGAACACCGCGACGCCGAGCGAGCGGGCCGGGTTGACCGAGGTGTTCGAGACCGGGATCGACACGAGGTGGATGAGGGTGAGCGAGAGCCCGATGGCGATCGGGGCGAACCCGGCCGGCGCCCGGTTGTCGGTCGCACCGAGGATGACGTAGAGGAAGATCGCGGTGAGGACGAGCTCGCAGATGATCACCGCGAGGAGCGAGTAGCCGTTGGGCGAGAACTCGCCGTAGCCATTGGTCGCGAAGCCGTTCTCGGCGACCGAGAACTCGGACCGGCCCGTGGCGATCGCGAGCAGGACGGCTCCCGCGACGATTCCGGCGACGAGCTGGGTGATCCAGTACGGCAGCGCATCGCGCCACGGCAGGCGGCCGGAGAGCGCGGCCCCGAGCGTGACCGCGGGGTTGAAGTGCCCGCCCGAGATGTGGCCGACGGCGTAGGCCATGACGACGACGGTGAGTCCGAAGGCGAGGGCGACGCCGAGGAAGCCGATGCCCATGTTCACGCCGTTGTCGGTGTCCATGACGGATGCCGCGAAGATCGCGGATCCGCAGCCGCCGAAGACGAGGACGAAGGTGCCGAGGAACTCGGCGGCGAGCTTGGAGACGAGGGAAGGGGAGTTCATCGTTCGACCTTTCGTTCGGACCGCGGTGAGGCGACCGCGCTCGGAGTCGGCCCCAGGATACTCCTCCGTAGGGCGCTTGGGCACCTCGGCGCGCACCGCCGCGTCCAGGGCCGGAATACAGTGGTCGCATGAACGCATCCCCTTCCGCACCCCTCCGCTCCTTCCGCCAGGTCGACGTCTTCGGCATGACCCCGCTCGGGGGCAACCCCGTCGCCGTGGTCCACGACGCCGAAGGGCTCGACGACGCGACGATGGCCGCCTTCGCCCGCTGGACCAATCTCTCCGAGACGACGTTCCTCCTGCCGCCCACCTCCGCAGACGCCGACTACCGGCTGCGGATCTTCACCCCCGGCAGGGAGCTGCCCTTCGCCGGGCACCCGACACTCGGCTCGGCCCACGCATGGCTCGAGAACGGCGGGGTCCCGCGCGCGGCGGGCACGCTCGTCCAGGAGTGCGGAGCCGGCCTCGTCACCCTGCGCGTCGGCGACACGGTCACCCCCGCCGAGGTCGCCGCCGAGCCCCGGGCCGGCGGCAGGATCGCCTTTGCGGCGCCTCCGCTCGTGCGCTCGGGTCCCGTTGACGCAGGCACTCTCGGCGAGGCGATCGCCGCCCTCGGTCTGCACGAGAACGATGTCGTTGCGAGCAGCTGGGTCGACAACGGGCCCGGCTGGCTGGGCATCCTGCTGCGCGACGCGGCGCTCGTGCGGTCCCTCACCCCGGACTTCACGCGCATGGGGGATCTGAAACTCGGCGTCATCGGCGCCTATCCGGAGGCCGAACGACCCGCCGGCGTACCCGACGCTTCCGCGTACGACCCCGTCAGGCCAGCCGACTTCGAGGTGCGCGCCTTCGTCCCCGGTTACGGGGTGCCCGAGGATCCGGTCACCGGCAGCCTCAATGTGGGGCTGGCGCAGTGGCTCATCGGTTCGGGGCGGGCGCCGACCACGTACACCGCCTCCCAGGGAACCCAGGTGGGCCGGACGGGGATCGTGGGGATCGAGCAGGTCGGTGCGGACATCTGGGTGTCGGGCAGCACCCGCACCGTGCTCATCGGCACCGCCGACCTCGGCTGAGGGGCGGGCGGGTCGAGACGCGTCGGCTCGGTGGTACGCAGTCGCTCCGAC
This window harbors:
- a CDS encoding amidohydrolase family protein, whose amino-acid sequence is MIIEPRDDADVPRFIADLGLPGLADIHVHFLPERMLTKVWDYFDRSAERTGRPWPITYRHDTATRLRIARDLGLARIPALTYPHKPGMAAWLNDWNAEFAAAHPDVLHCATLYPESGIGEEVERVLEAGAQLFKVHIQVGAFSPDDPLLVPAWTAIARAGVPVVIHAGSAPLPGEFTGPEAVAAVLARHPELRLVIAHMGMPEYHAFADLAEQYPGVHLDTTMFNTDFTNATTPFDAAYRERLPGLREKIVLGSDFPNIPYPYAHQLQALCRLGDESDGFGDPWLRAALWDNGARLLGIG
- a CDS encoding DinB family protein, whose protein sequence is MTAPPAVQTLIDFSLVKLDEIVDAVGALDDATANAVPAVPGANSPYALLTHCLGMMRRWSSTVNLGVTVPRDRDAEFSAAGPVADLIVRAAEVRRAFLDDLAATDWAAPPVAPATGYGPWSQTTFGVLLHVFEELCQHLGHLEITLDLLRAGDPEP
- a CDS encoding MerR family transcriptional regulator → MAPVNDLLDQVMTSLGRFGHPLDSAAIDRLIDSAIADADIAPLTTISEVAALTRTTPSTIRYYESEGLLAIPRDELNRRVFDIDAIKQLVFLTWMRLSGMSMRRLKEYAALTAAGPQTVAARLQIMEEHRADLRRRIADLEFALAVTTYKIDRHGGACGPDTMDELLPAADSDARTSADGGAS
- a CDS encoding aldo/keto reductase, which translates into the protein MTRIGDLAVSRVGLGCMGMSMTYGRPDAASARATLDRALELGITLFDTAAMYGRGHNERFLGEHLAPRRASVRDRIVIATKWGLGTNLLGMPNSQNGTPEHCRASVEQSLRRLGVEEIDLLYLHRVDPKVPVEESVSAMAELVTAGTVREIGLSEATAEEIRRARTVHPIAALQSEWSLFSRDIEDGPLQAARETGTAIVPYSPLGRGMLTGAARSTTRLPLLDYRRFLPRWRRSNLRANLAAVTRVERIARRHGATAGQVALAWVLAQGTDVVPIPGTTRPENLESNWQAQEIELGSADLAALDDIRPAGERTVRYDRPDA
- a CDS encoding DUF402 domain-containing protein, coding for MESIDPFPITLPAGTRPVGKGPFAAPGDLVRWRFRRCDFDRVGGEVVQPMRVVRDDERGLVLWLAGGTPTADLRIRGYEHLDPHAVPHAARFVPVDRAPERVQILRRWHGRGVLRIVPTGMPFSVWVFRSAEGAHRSWYINLEHRHRRLGTELFTSDHILDLVIGADGAVARKDEDELAGAVHHGMWSPGIAAAIEANADLALAAHADGHWAFDPEWTQWDPDPAWPVPGTEEIAEWVGDRPTT
- a CDS encoding ATP-binding protein — encoded protein: MTVTIPPPPVPGASPSPFTPTFGVIPPALVGRQAEVNDFAYALDSGPGATGRATLVTGQRGVGKSVLLHVFHEVAASRQWLSVHAQASPGFAASLTATRLPEALAALDAADTVESSVVGVTLPFGAGGLTTRTESTNPLTPDFRHQLMRVLAILADHGTGLVLTLDEVHRSQLDELRLVTDAIAYAFSQEAPVAFVAAGLPQAITSLVDDDVSTYLRRAERVTLGNLSPENTRIALEAPITQAGKTITREALEAAIAASGHYPFLIQLIGDRSWRAAGDDDVITAVHVEEAVARARAAMHRQIHEPAIGGLTEKERSYVLAMAADEDRSRTAEVARRMGVTAKYGSVYRERLITRGVIEAAGRGYVRFTLPYTREYLLEG
- a CDS encoding asparaginase domain-containing protein, translated to MRTLHVIALGGTIASSSPAGRPGSAGGGPTDTPSGVAPSITAAEITAAARLDSLPGDPVEVTVEQLAQVGSGSITLDILHRVVRSARAAARRGATGIVLTQGTDTLEDSAFALALLNDAGIPIVLTGAMRNPTLPGADGPANVRAAAVVALAPEAAGLRAALVFADEVHDPVFVRKAHASHVSPFTSGPVIGALGWVAEDRLHLPHVPVPRSLPAGLAVPEHAESVASEPEDAEEVTEGHRSAPPNADGDPHDSGAGDGFPRVAQIEVGFDDGLEHLTALPDLGYAGAVIAGAGGGHVAEWAVERVAALAARMPVVLASRTGAGATLESTYGYPGAEIDLLGRGLIPAGCLDPRTARIALTLALARGIDPAEVFAAFR
- a CDS encoding NADP-dependent oxidoreductase; this translates as MSESNRRIRLGSRPVGVPQPDDFIHDDAPIGTPGDGEVLLRTRYLSLDPYMRGRLSDAKSYAKPVEVGDVIVGATVSEVVESNDPGFSAGQTVLSYGGWQSYSVEPAAQLRLLDPEEAPVTTALGVLGMPGFTAYSGLLEIGRPQEGETVAVAAATGPVGSAVGQIAKIKGCTAVGIAGGPEKVAYLEELGFDVALDHRGEDLRGALKQAVPQGIDVYFENVSGPVWDAVLPRLNTFARVPVCGLAAGYNATEVPPGPDKSAALMRNILTKSLLLRGFIQTEFVESMFSDFLRDMGQWVREGRVKYREDITEGLDSAPQTFVGMLEGKNFGKTIIQVGE
- a CDS encoding enoyl-CoA hydratase/isomerase family protein is translated as MDTDTDTAVRLDRPEPGIARLTFCRPERMNTADIDLITQAKAALAEVDADLDLRVLILTGEGRAFCAGLNLTGYGDEALIEEQGQVPRSMARQKEIADLVARIRGLRVPVIAAVNGATAGVGLSMLCASDIRYGVPDANFAVGYIRAGFSACDMGLSWLLPRIVGAARAQELMLTGRRFTPAEAQQFGLLADVVEPEALMDRALETARQIMQNAPISVEFTKEGLWKSLEIPSFEAAVEFENRQQIYTAMTEDRAEATASFLEKRAPSYRRR